One Chryseobacterium sp. 7 genomic window carries:
- the gldL gene encoding gliding motility protein GldL — translation MFKTKDAWMNFFYSFGAAIVILGAWLKITHITLGPINGNIALTVGLITEAIIFIIFAFDPPKSEESYAWENVYPELLDKHANPNPLHSNVSSRNNNAAAQFAELENSLSTKLDKMLEDARLDVQLFERLRTGIDKFSNSVDQINQTVDVSASTHKYNDQLNKAAQHMESMNALYAMQLESGKKQSEFANKYVADMQKSAEHSEKFNQELQGLTSNLNNLNRVYGGMLTAMKS, via the coding sequence ATGTTTAAGACTAAAGATGCTTGGATGAATTTCTTTTATTCATTCGGTGCTGCAATTGTAATTCTTGGAGCTTGGCTTAAAATTACTCACATTACCTTGGGACCAATTAACGGGAATATCGCTCTTACCGTAGGGCTTATTACTGAGGCAATTATCTTTATCATTTTTGCATTTGACCCTCCAAAATCAGAAGAGTCTTATGCTTGGGAAAATGTTTATCCTGAGTTATTAGATAAACATGCTAACCCGAATCCTCTACACTCTAATGTTTCTTCTAGAAATAATAATGCTGCAGCTCAATTTGCTGAATTAGAAAACTCTCTTTCAACCAAATTGGACAAAATGCTTGAAGATGCCAGATTAGATGTGCAATTATTTGAAAGACTAAGAACAGGAATTGATAAATTCTCAAACTCTGTTGATCAAATCAACCAAACTGTTGACGTATCTGCTTCTACACATAAATATAATGACCAATTGAACAAAGCTGCACAGCATATGGAAAGCATGAATGCTCTTTATGCAATGCAACTTGAAAGCGGTAAAAAACAGTCAGAATTTGCTAATAAATATGTAGCAGATATGCAGAAATCTGCAGAACACTCTGAGAAATTCAACCAAGAGCTACAAGGTTTAACATCTAATCTTAATAACTTAAATAGAGTTTATGGTGGTATGCTAACTGCTATGAAGTCTTAA